The following are encoded together in the Populus trichocarpa isolate Nisqually-1 chromosome 5, P.trichocarpa_v4.1, whole genome shotgun sequence genome:
- the LOC7489732 gene encoding uncharacterized protein LOC7489732 → MVDVDRRMTGLNPAHIAGLRRLSARAAAPSTTTTLPARNSLLSFSSLADKVITHLRNSGIQVQPGLTDSEFARSEAEFGFAFPPDLHAVLSAGLPVGAGFPDWRSAGARLHLRASLDLPIAAICFQIARNTLWSKSWGPRPSDPEKALRIARNSLKRAPLLIPIFNHCYIPCQPSLAGNPIFFVDENRIFCCGLDLSDFFDREYLFRSSKSDPIIIKKQKSVSEKSTGLSNNPSRKSLDTGLVNGSRTPRWVEFWSDAVVDRRRRNSASSSSGSSSPERFFEMPRSEIPRWVGDYIQQIGSVLREGGWRESDIDEMVQVSASGFFEGEMVILDNQAILDALLLKVDRFSDSLRKAGWSSEEVSDALGFDFRAEKERKPVKTLSPELVEKIGKLAESVSR, encoded by the coding sequence ATGGTAGACGTGGACCGGAGAATGACCGGCCTTAACCCGGCCCATATTGCCGGTTTACGCCGTCTCTCTGCTCGAGCCGCTGCCCCATCAACTACAACAACACTCCCAGCTCGCAACAgcctcctttctttctcttcattaGCTGATAAAGTAATAACCCATTTGCGCAATTCTGGTATCCAAGTCCAGCCCGGTCTTACCGATTCTGAATTCGCTCGATCCGAAGCTGAGTTCGGCTTCGCTTTCCCACCTGACCTCCACGCCGTCCTCTCTGCTGGCCTCCCTGTCGGCGCAGGATTCCCCGACTGGCGTTCTGCAGGTGCACGCCTCCACCTACGCGCCTCTCTAGACCTTCCTATCGCCGCTATATGCTTCCAAATTGCACGAAACACTTTATGGTCGAAATCTTGGGGCCCGAGACCTTCCGACCCGGAAAAAGCCTTACGGATCGCTAGAAATTCGCTTAAAAGAGCCCCTCTTTTGATTCCCATTTTTAACCATTGTTACATTCCTTGTCAACCATCATTAGCGGGTAACCCGATTTTCTTTGTCGATGAAAATCGGATCTTTTGTTGCGGGTTGGACCTATCAGACTTTTTTGACCGTGAATATCTTTTCCGGAGCTCGAAATCTGACccgattattataaaaaagcaaaagtCTGTTAGTGAGAAATCTACTGGTTTATCCAATAATCCCTCGCGGAAGAGTTTGGATACGGGTCTGGTAAACGGGTCGAGGACACCCAGATGGGTAGAGTTTTGGAGTGACGCGGTGGTGGACAGGAGAAGGAGGAATTCAGCATCGTCTTCGTCGGGATCTTCGTCGCCGGAACGGTTTTTTGAGATGCCAAGATCCGAAATACCGAGATGGGTGGGGGATTATATACAGCAAATCGGGTCGGTTTTGAGAGAAGGCGGGTGGAGGGAGTCCGACATCGATGAAATGGTTCAAGTATCAGCTTCGGGTTTCTTTGAGGGTGAAATGGTAATTTTAGATAATCAAGCAATCCTAGATGCTTTGCTTTTGAAAGTGGATCGGTTTTCGGACTCGCTCCGCAAAGCTGGGTGGAGCTCCGAGGAAGTATCGGATGCTTTGGGGTTTGATTTTAGAGCAGAGAAGGAGAGGAAACCGGTGAAAACATTGTCGCCTGAACTTGTTGAGAAAATTGGGAAATTGGCTGAGTCGGTTTCCCGGTGA